In a genomic window of Scyliorhinus torazame isolate Kashiwa2021f chromosome 5, sScyTor2.1, whole genome shotgun sequence:
- the LOC140421388 gene encoding uncharacterized protein: MEKPCKCEDCGKGFNYPSLLELHRRSHMGERPWKCEECGNGFNYPSLLENHRHSHTGETIWKCGKGFNYPSLLEYHRRSHTGAGTMEKSWKCEDCGKGFNFPCLLEIHRRNHTGEKPFTCCVCGKGFTKSTNLLRRQRNHTEEKSFSCTDCGKSFGQLSNLTAHLRVHSGERPFNCLVCGKGFTQSASLMLHQRIHTDQRPFSCTYCGKRFRQSSDLTAHQRTHTRKKPFICSVCGKGFTHSSGLWSHRRVHTKEKPFSCIACEKRFRHFSALTAHQRSHTGESPFTCSQCGKGFTQCSHLLTHQRVHTGEPAL; this comes from the coding sequence ATGGAGAAACCAtgcaaatgtgaggactgtgggaagggattcaattatccatccttGCTGGAACTTCACCGACGCAGTCACATGGGAGAgagaccatggaaatgtgaggaatgTGGGAAcggattcaattatccatccttGTTGGAAAACCATCGACACAGTCATACTGGGGAGACAATATggaaatgtgggaaaggattcaattatccatccctgctggaataccatcgacgcagtcacactggggcagGGACCATGGAGAaatcatggaaatgtgaggactgtggcaaAGGATTTAATTTCCCATGCCTGTTGGAAATCCATCGACGTaaccacactggggagaagccgttcacctgttgtgtgtgtgggaagggatttactaagtCAACCAACCTGCTGAGACGCCAGCGAAATCACACCGAAGAAAAGTCCTTcagctgcactgactgtggaaagagtttcgGGCAGTTATCCAATCTCACTGCACACCTTcgtgttcacagtggggagaggccattcaactgccttgtgtgtgggaagggattcactcagtcagccagcCTCATGTTACACCAAAGAATTCACACTGatcagaggccgttcagctgcacttactgtggaaagaggttcagacAGTCCTCTGACCTCACTgcgcaccaacgcactcacactaggaagaaaccgttcatctgctctgtgtgtgggaagggattcactcattcatctggCCTTTggtcacaccggcgagttcacaccaaggagaaaccattcagctgcattGCCTGTGAAAAGAGGTTTAGACATTTTTCCGCCCTCACTGCAcaccaacgcagtcacactggggagagtccattcacctgctcccagtgtgggaagggattcactcaatgctctcacctgctgacacaccagagagttcatacTGGGGAACCTGCTCTatga